Proteins co-encoded in one Halorussus vallis genomic window:
- a CDS encoding 3-hydroxyacyl-CoA dehydrogenase/enoyl-CoA hydratase family protein, which translates to MEVEDINTVAVLGAGNMGHGIAEVAALAGFEVNLRDIEEEFVQNGYDQIEWSLDKLAEKDQISEEEAEAALERVTPIVDFEEAVSDADFVVEAVPEKMDIKKDVYGELEEYAPDRAIFATNTSSLSVTELSEVTERPEQFCGMHFFNPPVRMQLVEVISGAHTAEETLEVTEDLAEAMDKTPVRVHKDSPGFIVNRVLVPLMNEAAWMVESGDYTVAEVDSASKFDMGLPMGSFELADQVGIDVGYHVLDYMHEVLGDAYEPCPLLVRKVEEEKLGKKTGEGFYDYDDGGVDIPTDAGSEAAVHRLQAVMANEVAKLIENDVADADAIDEATMLGAGFPDGPAKIADDAGLATLVETLEELYEETGAPRYAVTDYLYEAAEQGGFYGGEDGDAESGAYDYDTIRVEKPGEMVGKVVVDRPHRMNTISEELLDELGDAIDALADDEEVRALLLVGEGDKAFSAGADVQSMAAGGADPLHAVDLSKKGQDTFGKLEACPMPVLAAIDGYCLGGGMELATCADMRIATDRSEFGQPEHDLGLLPGWGGTQRLKHIVGEGRAKEIIFTADRFEAETMEEFGFVNEVVDVSEFEDRAFELAADLAAGPPVAQKFTKRAMLAGRDDTDAGLEVESQAFGHLMNTDDLMEGITAFMGDGEPNFEGK; encoded by the coding sequence ATGGAGGTCGAAGATATCAACACCGTCGCGGTTCTCGGCGCGGGCAACATGGGCCACGGCATCGCCGAAGTCGCGGCGCTGGCCGGGTTCGAGGTCAACCTGCGCGACATCGAAGAGGAGTTCGTCCAGAACGGCTACGACCAGATCGAGTGGAGCCTGGACAAACTCGCGGAGAAGGACCAGATTTCCGAGGAGGAGGCCGAGGCCGCCCTGGAGCGGGTGACGCCCATCGTCGACTTCGAGGAGGCCGTCTCGGACGCCGACTTCGTCGTCGAGGCCGTCCCCGAGAAGATGGACATCAAGAAGGACGTCTACGGCGAACTCGAGGAGTACGCCCCCGACCGGGCCATCTTCGCCACCAACACGTCCAGCCTCTCGGTGACCGAACTCTCGGAGGTCACCGAGCGCCCCGAGCAGTTCTGCGGGATGCACTTCTTCAACCCGCCGGTCCGGATGCAGTTGGTCGAGGTCATCTCGGGCGCCCACACCGCCGAGGAGACGCTGGAAGTGACCGAGGACCTCGCGGAGGCGATGGACAAGACGCCCGTCCGCGTCCACAAGGACAGCCCCGGCTTCATCGTCAACCGCGTGCTCGTCCCGCTGATGAACGAGGCGGCCTGGATGGTCGAATCCGGCGACTACACCGTCGCGGAAGTCGACAGCGCCTCGAAGTTCGACATGGGCCTGCCGATGGGGTCGTTCGAACTCGCCGACCAGGTCGGCATCGACGTGGGCTACCACGTGCTCGACTACATGCACGAGGTACTCGGCGACGCCTACGAACCCTGCCCGCTACTCGTCCGCAAAGTCGAGGAGGAGAAACTCGGCAAGAAGACCGGCGAGGGCTTCTACGACTACGACGACGGCGGCGTCGACATCCCCACCGACGCGGGCAGCGAGGCGGCGGTCCACCGCCTCCAGGCCGTGATGGCCAACGAGGTCGCCAAACTCATCGAGAACGACGTGGCCGACGCCGACGCCATCGACGAGGCGACGATGCTCGGCGCGGGCTTCCCGGACGGACCCGCCAAGATAGCCGACGACGCCGGACTGGCGACGCTGGTCGAGACCCTCGAAGAGCTGTACGAGGAAACCGGCGCACCCCGCTACGCCGTGACCGACTACCTCTACGAGGCGGCCGAACAGGGCGGCTTCTACGGCGGCGAGGACGGCGACGCCGAGTCGGGCGCGTACGACTACGACACCATCCGCGTCGAGAAGCCCGGCGAGATGGTCGGCAAGGTCGTGGTCGACCGACCTCACCGGATGAACACCATCAGCGAGGAACTGCTCGACGAACTCGGCGACGCTATCGACGCGCTGGCCGACGACGAGGAGGTTCGCGCCCTGCTGCTCGTCGGCGAGGGCGACAAGGCGTTCTCGGCGGGCGCCGACGTCCAGAGCATGGCCGCGGGCGGGGCCGACCCGCTCCACGCGGTCGACCTCTCGAAGAAGGGCCAGGACACCTTCGGCAAACTCGAAGCCTGCCCGATGCCGGTGCTGGCGGCCATCGACGGCTACTGCCTCGGCGGCGGGATGGAACTGGCGACCTGCGCCGACATGCGCATCGCCACCGACCGTTCGGAGTTCGGCCAACCCGAGCACGACCTCGGACTGCTGCCCGGCTGGGGCGGCACCCAGCGACTCAAGCACATCGTCGGCGAGGGCCGCGCGAAGGAGATCATCTTCACCGCCGACCGCTTCGAGGCCGAGACGATGGAAGAGTTCGGCTTCGTCAACGAGGTCGTCGACGTCTCCGAGTTCGAGGACCGCGCGTTCGAACTCGCTGCCGACCTCGCGGCCGGGCCGCCGGTCGCCCAGAAGTTCACCAAGCGCGCGATGCTGGCGGGCCGCGACGACACCGACGCCGGCCTCGAAGTCGAGTCTCAGGCGTTCGGCCACCTCATGAACACCGACGACCTGATGGAGGGCATCACGGCGTTCATGGGCGACGGTGAGCCGAACTTCGAAGGGAAGTAG
- a CDS encoding DUF7344 domain-containing protein gives MSSNGSSDGTTVPKYVSPDGVFADLFDALSHHRRRFVLHVLRDGNEPMSLETLGAYTAAWERDQSPENVADEHVERVSASLYHAHLPKLREKNLVEFDRAERVVSLADGEATEQYRNLTAALA, from the coding sequence ATGTCTAGCAATGGTTCGTCGGACGGCACGACGGTTCCGAAGTACGTCTCTCCCGACGGCGTTTTCGCCGACCTGTTCGACGCGCTCTCCCACCACCGGCGTCGGTTCGTCCTCCACGTCCTCCGAGACGGGAACGAACCGATGTCCCTGGAAACCCTGGGAGCGTACACCGCCGCGTGGGAACGCGACCAGTCGCCCGAGAACGTCGCCGACGAGCACGTCGAACGCGTCTCGGCGAGTCTCTACCACGCTCATCTGCCGAAACTCCGGGAGAAGAACCTCGTCGAGTTCGACCGGGCGGAGCGCGTGGTGTCGCTGGCCGACGGGGAAGCGACCGAGCAGTATCGGAACTTGACCGCGGCGCTGGCCTGA
- a CDS encoding PrkA family serine protein kinase — MSSGRDFIERADRELRETYEEPMSLGEYVEAAFENPTVASHASKYLLSAIESMGTRTVVEEGEEKERYRFFDDPANDGEHAILGNTEVLNAFVDDLRSIAAERGKGEKIIWFDGPTATGKSELKRCLVNGLREFSKTEEGRRYTVEWNIATATDARGLSYGEDPAAADEENWFPSPVQANPLTVFPPAVREDLLAELNEGTDDHIDLRVEGKLDPFSREAYDYLEEQYRRNGEDDLFSAITDPTHLRVKNYVVDIGKGIGVLHSEDAGPPKERLVGSWMRGMLQELDSRGRKNPQAFSYDGVLSQGNGLLTIVEDAAQHADLLQKLLNVPDEQTVKLDKGIGMDIDTQLVIISNPDLEAQLNQHSEAGGQDPLKALKRRLDRRHFKYLTNLSLEAELIRRELTNETDVWKADSYDELEALIREPLTVRVRNDEDGDGVAEREVAPHAVEAAALYSVVSRLDGDDVPAGLDLVDKAMLFDRGYLLDGDDRLDKEDFEFSDDGDDGDQGIPVTYTRDTIADLLNEESERAHPEHDVESVIMPRDILNAMAGGLSGAPVFSTAERTEYENRLVPVKNYVFQRQEEDVLDAMMRDKRVDEETVEEYIEHVYAWATDEEVQNERGERIEPDALKMKVFETEHLGRFSPESYGDAHEPAPAVEEFRHNKVITALNRHAWENRTDDFEVSDIDPKEIPIIKTVLASYDWDDVRRVYEDFDPNQWSDPPSNTETDAVKEETIANMVEMFGYTEASAELTSQHVMSQVSYKWD; from the coding sequence GTGTCGAGCGGCCGCGACTTCATCGAACGGGCCGACCGGGAACTCCGGGAGACGTACGAGGAGCCGATGAGCCTCGGGGAGTACGTCGAGGCTGCGTTCGAGAACCCGACCGTCGCCTCCCACGCCAGCAAGTACCTGCTTTCGGCCATCGAGTCGATGGGCACCCGCACCGTGGTCGAGGAGGGCGAAGAGAAGGAGCGCTACCGCTTCTTCGACGACCCCGCCAACGACGGTGAACACGCCATCCTCGGCAACACCGAGGTGCTCAACGCGTTCGTCGACGACCTGCGCTCTATCGCCGCCGAGCGCGGCAAGGGCGAGAAGATAATCTGGTTCGACGGGCCGACCGCGACCGGCAAGTCCGAACTCAAGCGGTGTCTGGTGAACGGACTCCGCGAGTTCTCGAAGACCGAGGAAGGACGCCGGTACACCGTCGAGTGGAACATCGCCACCGCGACCGACGCCCGGGGACTCTCCTACGGCGAGGACCCCGCGGCCGCCGACGAGGAGAACTGGTTCCCGAGTCCCGTCCAGGCCAACCCGCTGACGGTGTTCCCGCCGGCGGTCCGCGAGGACCTGCTGGCCGAACTCAACGAGGGAACCGACGACCACATCGACCTCCGGGTCGAGGGGAAACTCGACCCGTTCAGCCGCGAGGCCTACGACTACCTCGAAGAGCAGTACCGGCGCAACGGCGAGGACGACCTGTTCAGCGCCATCACCGACCCGACGCACCTGCGCGTGAAGAACTACGTCGTGGACATCGGGAAGGGTATCGGCGTCCTCCACTCGGAGGACGCCGGCCCGCCCAAGGAGCGACTCGTCGGGTCGTGGATGCGCGGGATGCTCCAGGAACTCGACTCGCGCGGGCGGAAGAACCCCCAGGCGTTCAGCTACGACGGTGTGCTCTCGCAGGGCAACGGCCTGCTGACCATCGTCGAGGACGCCGCCCAGCACGCCGACCTGCTCCAGAAACTGCTGAACGTCCCCGACGAGCAGACGGTGAAACTCGACAAGGGAATCGGGATGGACATCGACACCCAGTTGGTCATCATCTCGAACCCCGACCTCGAAGCCCAACTCAACCAGCACTCGGAGGCCGGCGGCCAGGACCCGCTGAAGGCGCTCAAGCGGCGACTCGACCGCAGACACTTCAAGTACCTCACCAACCTGAGCCTCGAAGCGGAACTCATCCGCCGGGAGCTGACCAACGAAACCGACGTCTGGAAGGCCGACAGCTACGACGAACTGGAGGCGCTCATCCGCGAACCGCTGACGGTGCGGGTGCGCAACGACGAGGACGGCGACGGGGTCGCCGAGCGCGAGGTCGCGCCGCACGCCGTCGAGGCCGCGGCGCTCTACAGCGTCGTCTCGCGACTCGACGGCGACGACGTGCCCGCGGGCCTCGACCTCGTGGACAAGGCGATGCTGTTCGACCGGGGCTACCTGCTCGACGGCGACGACCGCCTCGACAAGGAGGACTTCGAGTTCTCCGACGACGGCGACGACGGCGACCAGGGCATCCCGGTCACCTACACCCGCGACACCATCGCGGACCTGCTGAACGAGGAGAGCGAGCGCGCCCACCCCGAACACGACGTCGAGTCGGTCATCATGCCCCGGGACATCCTCAACGCGATGGCGGGCGGGCTCTCGGGCGCGCCCGTCTTCTCGACGGCCGAGCGCACCGAGTACGAGAACCGGCTGGTGCCGGTGAAGAACTACGTCTTCCAGCGCCAGGAGGAGGACGTCCTCGACGCGATGATGCGCGACAAGCGCGTCGACGAGGAAACCGTCGAGGAGTACATCGAGCACGTCTACGCGTGGGCGACCGACGAGGAGGTCCAGAACGAGCGGGGCGAGCGCATCGAACCGGACGCGCTCAAAATGAAGGTGTTCGAAACCGAGCACCTCGGGCGGTTCTCGCCCGAGAGCTACGGTGACGCCCACGAACCCGCGCCGGCGGTCGAGGAGTTCCGGCACAACAAGGTCATCACCGCGCTGAACCGCCACGCCTGGGAGAACCGCACCGACGACTTCGAGGTCAGCGATATCGACCCCAAGGAGATTCCCATCATCAAGACGGTACTCGCGAGTTACGACTGGGACGACGTGCGCCGGGTGTACGAGGACTTCGACCCCAACCAGTGGTCGGACCCGCCGAGCAACACCGAGACGGACGCCGTCAAGGAGGAGACGATAGCGAATATGGTCGAGATGTTCGGCTACACCGAGGCGTCGGCCGAACTGACCAGCCAACACGTCATGAGCCAGGTGAGCTACAAATGGGACTGA
- a CDS encoding secondary thiamine-phosphate synthase enzyme YjbQ, translating to MLEVETTDRTQVVDVTERVADELENSSANISEGLCTVFVRHTTAGVVVQEAESGLLEDIEAHVEGLAPSDGDYRHDRIDDNADAHLRATVLGESVSVPVRNGDLALGTWQRVLFVECDGPRTRNVDVVVTE from the coding sequence ATGTTGGAAGTCGAAACGACCGACCGAACTCAGGTCGTCGACGTGACGGAGCGGGTCGCCGACGAACTCGAAAACAGTTCAGCGAACATCTCCGAAGGGCTCTGTACCGTCTTCGTCCGACACACCACCGCCGGAGTCGTCGTCCAAGAGGCCGAGTCGGGCCTCCTCGAAGACATCGAGGCCCACGTCGAGGGACTCGCACCGAGCGACGGCGACTACCGCCACGACCGCATCGACGACAACGCCGACGCCCACCTCCGGGCGACCGTGCTCGGCGAGTCGGTGAGCGTTCCCGTCCGGAACGGCGACCTCGCGCTCGGAACGTGGCAGCGCGTGCTGTTCGTCGAGTGCGACGGCCCGCGGACCCGGAACGTCGACGTGGTCGTGACCGAGTGA
- a CDS encoding SpoVR family protein has product MDHRPHTRKAAEQLHEPVEEANLLAEKLGLEPYDVNYWVVDYDEMNELIAYNGFQERYPHWRWGMQYDRQQKQGQYTGGKAFEIVINDDPSHAFLQESNSVADQKAVITHVEAHADFFAKNEWYGMFADELDAAAMLERHAGRITDYMADPEVDREAVEQWIDSVLCLEDNIDQHEPFKRQYERDVGDDDEPDPELAEKLEEMDLSDEVKRQVFDEEWLDAQEEAATDLEEPEMDVLAFLRDHGKAFDDESGKAVEMAEWQKEVLEMLRAESYYFAAQKVTKVMNEGWAAYWESMMMGEESFAGDDEFVQYADHQARVLNSPGLNPYQLGKELWEYLENTENRREVVRKLLRVEGVSWRNFHDTVDFDRVQELLAPDPALDSVRPDTLDRLEAFAEREPEKVDAEALRRAKEGEVDVEKYPWKVLTYEGLAERHFSLCKPQNRGFLRSITQTDLEQYARYIMDDTRYASVEEALADVDYTAGWEKMREVRESHNDVTFLDSFLTQEFVTDNQYFTYEFSQTTGDYRVSSTDYEDVKKKLMLQFTNFGKPTIAVYDGNYNNRNELLLGHHYNGVMLDIQQAKRTLERVFDLWGRPVNLKTIVKEVDDRDAEIARRRDKEPEPEEQGKLLRYDGEEFTMEDLEWSEVEDIAATEVDYDTKPDDWLA; this is encoded by the coding sequence ATGGACCACCGACCACACACCCGCAAAGCCGCCGAACAGCTCCACGAACCGGTCGAAGAGGCCAACCTGCTGGCCGAGAAGCTCGGCCTCGAACCCTACGACGTCAACTACTGGGTCGTCGACTACGACGAGATGAACGAGCTCATCGCCTACAACGGGTTCCAGGAGCGTTACCCCCACTGGCGGTGGGGGATGCAGTACGACCGCCAGCAGAAGCAGGGCCAGTACACCGGCGGGAAGGCGTTCGAGATCGTCATCAACGACGACCCCTCCCACGCGTTCCTCCAGGAGTCCAACAGTGTGGCCGACCAGAAGGCGGTCATCACCCACGTCGAGGCTCACGCCGACTTCTTCGCGAAGAACGAGTGGTACGGGATGTTCGCCGACGAACTCGACGCCGCCGCGATGCTCGAACGCCACGCCGGCCGCATCACCGACTACATGGCCGACCCGGAGGTCGACCGCGAGGCGGTCGAGCAGTGGATAGACAGCGTGCTCTGTCTGGAAGACAACATCGACCAGCACGAGCCGTTCAAGCGCCAGTACGAGCGCGACGTCGGCGACGACGACGAACCAGACCCCGAACTCGCCGAGAAACTGGAGGAGATGGACCTGAGCGACGAGGTGAAGCGCCAGGTGTTCGACGAGGAGTGGCTCGACGCCCAGGAGGAGGCCGCGACCGACCTCGAGGAGCCCGAGATGGACGTGCTGGCGTTCCTGCGCGACCACGGCAAGGCCTTCGACGACGAGTCGGGCAAGGCCGTCGAGATGGCCGAGTGGCAGAAGGAGGTCCTGGAGATGCTCCGGGCCGAGTCGTACTACTTCGCGGCCCAGAAGGTCACGAAGGTGATGAACGAGGGCTGGGCGGCCTACTGGGAGTCGATGATGATGGGCGAGGAGTCGTTCGCGGGCGACGACGAGTTCGTCCAGTACGCCGACCACCAGGCCCGGGTGCTCAACTCGCCCGGACTCAACCCCTACCAGCTCGGCAAGGAGCTGTGGGAGTACCTCGAGAACACCGAGAACCGCCGGGAGGTCGTCCGGAAACTGCTTCGGGTCGAGGGCGTCTCGTGGCGCAACTTCCACGACACCGTCGACTTTGACCGGGTCCAGGAGCTACTGGCGCCCGACCCGGCGCTCGACAGCGTCCGGCCCGACACCCTGGACCGGCTCGAAGCGTTCGCCGAGCGCGAACCCGAAAAGGTCGACGCGGAGGCACTCCGGCGGGCCAAAGAGGGCGAGGTCGACGTCGAGAAGTACCCCTGGAAGGTGCTGACCTACGAGGGGCTGGCCGAGCGCCACTTCTCGCTGTGTAAACCCCAGAACCGCGGGTTCCTGCGCTCGATCACGCAGACCGACCTCGAACAGTACGCCCGGTACATCATGGACGACACGCGGTACGCCTCCGTCGAGGAGGCGCTGGCCGACGTCGACTACACCGCCGGCTGGGAGAAGATGCGCGAGGTCCGGGAGAGTCACAACGACGTGACGTTCCTCGACAGCTTCCTCACACAGGAGTTCGTCACCGACAATCAGTACTTCACCTACGAGTTCAGCCAGACCACCGGCGACTACCGAGTCTCCAGCACGGACTACGAGGACGTGAAGAAGAAGCTGATGCTGCAGTTCACCAACTTCGGCAAGCCCACCATCGCGGTGTACGACGGCAACTACAACAACCGCAACGAACTGCTTCTGGGCCACCACTACAACGGCGTCATGCTCGACATCCAGCAGGCCAAGCGCACCCTCGAGCGGGTGTTCGACCTCTGGGGTCGCCCGGTGAACCTGAAGACCATCGTGAAGGAGGTCGACGACCGCGACGCCGAGATCGCCCGGCGGCGCGACAAGGAACCTGAACCGGAAGAGCAGGGCAAACTGCTCCGCTACGACGGCGAGGAGTTCACCATGGAGGACCTGGAGTGGTCGGAGGTCGAGGACATCGCGGCGACCGAGGTGGACTACGACACCAAACCCGACGACTGGCTGGCCTGA
- a CDS encoding right-handed parallel beta-helix repeat-containing protein — protein MARDESARDIDEPSTLDRRGYLRLAGAAAASVTALGAGVTANARAAPVSANWQVENRYIETGSNQLGIGCAVTDPNGQGVIEHVYIKSTASSDKPAIWVDPNRHVGHLTIKNVHIEGHADNAIYAENAEPHGSGGTVTVEDCYLHDNTRGNLRVNGGTEVRNTHIHNTGNNFPSHGYVSAGYYSYYAGNGEITMRHCQIAMDGSNTQNGSSALALMTRGSTSAHGDYGSDIPTVNVYNSQVKGDVEAHDGNIKIHNSGSNPKIDPPKGVPMTAQEAENGTSSATGPTWSQVSGGSGGSDSGAESETQTETESGSDDSSTGSDSQGTVLELVASANASGQRYEFTVDGSVERRTSAGDVSAESGDKFAKNGDGTVTVSGVAGNGYGDSFLVDGAITAMDLDESKWTLRYGGSEVAVSDVVLPNTLVIDGSGSPRKASTYEFAVSGRAAKNVALGSVNAYDRVGDGKITGRVFGGKDAFRYSGDITGFTLDGPATVRVEESE, from the coding sequence ATGGCACGCGACGAATCGGCACGCGACATCGACGAACCGTCCACCCTCGACCGACGCGGCTACCTCCGACTCGCCGGTGCGGCCGCGGCGTCGGTCACGGCGCTCGGCGCTGGCGTCACCGCGAACGCCCGAGCCGCCCCCGTCAGCGCCAACTGGCAGGTCGAGAACCGCTACATCGAAACCGGCTCGAACCAACTCGGCATCGGGTGCGCCGTCACGGACCCGAACGGCCAGGGCGTCATCGAGCACGTCTACATCAAGTCGACCGCGAGCAGCGACAAGCCCGCCATCTGGGTCGACCCGAACCGCCACGTCGGTCACCTCACCATCAAGAACGTCCACATCGAGGGTCACGCCGACAACGCCATCTACGCCGAGAACGCCGAACCCCACGGGTCCGGCGGGACCGTCACCGTCGAGGACTGCTACCTCCACGACAACACCCGGGGGAACCTCCGGGTCAACGGCGGAACCGAGGTCCGGAACACCCACATCCACAACACGGGGAACAACTTCCCCTCGCACGGGTACGTCAGCGCGGGCTACTACTCCTACTACGCCGGCAACGGCGAGATCACGATGCGTCACTGCCAGATAGCGATGGACGGCTCGAACACGCAGAACGGCAGCAGCGCGCTCGCGCTCATGACGCGGGGTTCGACGAGCGCGCACGGCGACTACGGCTCGGACATCCCGACGGTCAACGTCTACAACTCCCAGGTGAAAGGCGACGTCGAAGCCCACGACGGCAACATCAAGATCCACAACTCGGGGTCGAACCCCAAGATCGACCCGCCGAAGGGCGTGCCGATGACCGCCCAGGAAGCGGAGAACGGCACCTCCAGCGCCACCGGTCCGACGTGGAGCCAAGTGAGCGGCGGAAGCGGCGGTTCCGACTCCGGCGCCGAGTCCGAAACCCAGACGGAGACCGAGTCCGGTTCGGACGACTCCTCGACCGGAAGCGACTCGCAGGGGACCGTCCTCGAACTGGTCGCTTCGGCGAACGCGTCGGGCCAGCGCTACGAGTTCACGGTCGACGGGAGCGTCGAGCGGCGCACGTCGGCGGGCGACGTGTCGGCCGAGTCCGGCGACAAGTTCGCGAAGAACGGCGACGGCACCGTCACCGTCTCGGGCGTAGCGGGCAACGGCTACGGCGACTCGTTCCTCGTCGACGGTGCCATCACCGCGATGGACCTCGACGAGAGCAAGTGGACGCTTCGTTACGGTGGGAGCGAAGTCGCCGTCTCGGACGTCGTCCTCCCCAACACGCTGGTCATCGACGGCAGCGGCTCACCCCGGAAGGCGAGCACCTACGAGTTCGCGGTGAGCGGCCGGGCGGCGAAGAACGTGGCGCTCGGGTCGGTCAACGCCTACGACCGGGTTGGCGACGGCAAGATCACCGGCCGGGTCTTCGGGGGCAAGGACGCCTTCCGGTACTCCGGCGACATCACCGGCTTTACGCTCGACGGTCCGGCGACGGTCCGCGTCGAGGAGAGCGAGTAA
- a CDS encoding YeaH/YhbH family protein has product MGLREDLERYREVGEAKRQDLADFIQYGDLGQSLPNEINIPIKIVDLPEFAYDRLDKGGIGQGEPDVGDPVGQPQPQPGDDGDESDEPGEEGGEHDYYEMDPEEFAQELDDELGLDLEPKGKEVIEEKEGDFTDMTRSGPNSTLDFERMFKEGLKRKLAMDFDPDFVKEALKIDGWGPDRAFAWARENNINVSKHWLDEQYDAIPAGERTKWSSLEEMKENTRHRSAAQKIKEEGIRHVPFRREDERYRYPEIIEEREKNVVVVNIRDVSGSMREKKRELVERTFTPLDWYLTGKYDHAEFVYIAHDAEAWEVEREEFFGIRSGGGTKISSAYELAKAVLEERYPWTDWNRYVFAAGDSENSRNDTSENVVPLMEEIPANLHAYVETQPDGKAINATHAEEVEEHFGDSNEVAVSYVNGPEDVTDAIYEILSTEAE; this is encoded by the coding sequence ATGGGACTGAGAGAGGACCTCGAACGCTACCGCGAGGTGGGCGAGGCCAAGCGGCAGGACCTCGCCGACTTCATCCAGTACGGCGACCTGGGCCAGAGCCTGCCGAACGAGATCAACATCCCGATCAAGATCGTCGACCTGCCGGAGTTCGCCTACGACCGCCTCGACAAGGGTGGCATCGGCCAGGGCGAACCCGACGTGGGCGACCCCGTGGGCCAGCCACAGCCTCAGCCGGGCGACGACGGCGACGAGAGCGACGAACCTGGCGAGGAGGGCGGCGAGCACGACTACTACGAGATGGACCCCGAGGAGTTCGCCCAGGAACTCGACGACGAACTCGGCCTCGACCTCGAACCCAAAGGCAAGGAGGTCATCGAGGAGAAGGAGGGCGACTTCACCGACATGACCCGGTCGGGCCCCAACAGCACGCTCGACTTCGAGCGGATGTTCAAGGAAGGGTTGAAGCGTAAGCTGGCGATGGACTTCGACCCCGACTTCGTGAAGGAGGCGCTGAAGATCGACGGCTGGGGGCCCGACAGGGCGTTCGCGTGGGCCCGCGAGAACAACATCAACGTCTCGAAGCACTGGCTCGACGAGCAGTACGACGCGATTCCCGCCGGCGAGCGCACAAAGTGGTCGAGCCTCGAGGAGATGAAGGAGAACACCCGCCACCGGAGCGCCGCCCAGAAGATAAAGGAGGAGGGCATCCGCCACGTCCCCTTCCGGCGGGAGGACGAGCGCTACCGCTACCCCGAGATCATCGAGGAGCGCGAGAAGAACGTCGTGGTCGTCAACATCCGCGACGTCTCCGGGTCGATGCGCGAGAAGAAGCGCGAACTGGTCGAGCGGACGTTCACGCCGCTCGACTGGTACCTGACGGGCAAGTACGACCACGCCGAGTTCGTCTACATCGCCCACGACGCCGAGGCTTGGGAGGTCGAGCGCGAGGAGTTCTTCGGCATCCGGTCGGGCGGCGGGACCAAGATCTCCTCGGCGTACGAACTCGCCAAGGCGGTCCTCGAAGAGCGCTACCCGTGGACCGACTGGAACCGCTACGTGTTCGCCGCGGGCGACAGCGAGAACTCCCGCAACGACACGAGTGAGAACGTCGTCCCGCTGATGGAGGAGATTCCCGCGAACCTCCACGCCTACGTGGAGACTCAGCCCGACGGGAAGGCCATCAACGCGACCCACGCCGAGGAGGTCGAAGAGCACTTCGGCGACTCGAACGAGGTGGCGGTCAGCTACGTCAACGGTCCCGAGGACGTGACAGACGCCATCTACGAGATACTCAGCACGGAGGCCGAATAG